aaggtcgacatacccgctatccgatttctggacgcgttctgcgcgcgcaccggatttgcattcgcgttcccggtcaatccgaaagctgtatggatccaccaaccacgtcacgacgtgtcccatcgaatcttctacgtgaccctaggagctcatccccgtttgtgcagcaacACGACTAAAACATCATTGCCAAATACAATATGTCGCATCTATgacccgtctcatctccgttgatcgtttttcctctcagtggatgatctagcCAAAACTATAcagtagcattgtgttcccgggatatatgaacatatctattcaaatggtttctcaaattcatagccaatctcggGGAACGTgagtgtcttcgttcctgcatctgttcgcggtcaccaccaaacctagcagcagtcatcgctgttttgccgctacctcggatgacctcttccaaaaccaaccataccgctgaattagtctttccgcattctacgctatgctttcctcgtttcactgaaacaccactgaagcccaatATCGATGTCTGTGgtcacgtgcccgatcgccatctccgatgaaacccaaatcaccaccgctacatagagtcaccaatagtattcttaacctagaagcgcaaccttcagcctttttgatccatcataggtggtcgagactagatctccacGTAACCCTTccttaatccaagatggtacttgcatagcatgtcaAGTCAATGCCACATCATTCTGCTTAGCCTAGTCAATGAATTCTAATCTGTCATAcatttcttgaatcttgcgcaatgaagttgtcaagcctgacacagtgattatgcaataaagcctttctcATAGGAAGATAATTCCGGAAAATCAACATttcctttcagtctaatccatctctcgaaagctattctcttttcatcttatctccgatttagacgattcttgcgtctaaatatttctaaaatcatccctatccaaccatagtatttttaaagtattttgatgatgtttggtatgttgttcttagtgtttgctttgtgttatttgtcggtagttctcgcaattagtcgataacgttccggagcagttcgagggacttcaagaccaagatttcgacaacactgagtagtattgggtaaaagacaagtgtctttgatcatcttgaacctataatttaaactgttttattttacaaaattgcatgcagtgtctgttaatatgatgggtactaacctatgttagggttttcccttaTCGtctcttggaacctagatggtttatggttaggtatctttggtgggtagattgcttagctatgcttttgaGATATTTAGAAGTggcatatacttgattaatgaacttatgcaacaatggtcgttaatgtgttaatggtctagcaacatgaaatCTTAGGcattgagcaaagtggttttgatggttgtcatgattatgatgttggtttagtgtttgctcaagtaacctaagtaaagacatgttcatggagcgacaatccaagaaatatcgtaccaaccatgagctGGTATGGGCCAGgtctagcctattaattagtggattctaattttgtgcgtgccaaacagaAGAGTGGCTGTATGGGGATGGCAAAAGCCAGagccatttggttagtggtgtGAGATGTGTaatggaagggaagagtgaaaattttctggagctacaagacgcaaaaaggggcttctgggtggtgtgtgTTTCGCGGACacagcaacaagaaaaatcacgacttgtggggaaagctggacaacctctgcagagtgtaaaactgttataacagccgtgctcacggatatgagagacttggattctcacatgattagtggattgtggttatggttctggtatatggagtactagatagttgtggttttggttatagtacagggagtactagacggttatggtatgcaaggtggggagcttTGTATACTGGGTGTTGGATTATAtgtgttacattcacttaataattgtttaatgttttttgagtccaaatatcttttcactcgcatttacgcaaatataccatgtgttagcctattcttgatataagcatgcatatcattatctttctcacacttgctgagcgcatcatgtgctcacacttgctattttccctataccatgtgacatgtatgctactgctcagtgagtgaagatgttgaagactatcaaaatgaggttgtgacgttctaggcgtgtcTCCCGATCGGTTacttgcggtgttgttgggcaccagtgcttctgtttcgctgcagatatcttcatagaagacaatatatgtcaattgttgtaagagtttaacgtttatttaataaaagtattgcttttgttacttcacctgtgacgtccttatgtgtgttgaatatcctgagcacacataagccgcatctgattttggccgttaaaaccgggtgtgacaacaaTCCCCTTCTGAAGCGGTCCTACTTTTCTTGTCCGTATTCAGATCTTTTGGGGCATAACGGGAGAGCTTAGTGAATTTGGGAGTGTTCTGATTTACGGTCATAGCCCCTTGTTTCAAGTCACGAAACTCTGCTGTCTTCACCTCTATGATTCCTTCTGGGATGTGATACTTCCTAAATTCCTCTCATGTGATGGCATTGACATCCTCTACTATTTCTTGATAGTTTTCCCACCATTCTAAGGCCGCTTCCATCAATTGATGAGATGCCGAAAGAACCTTTTCACTGTCACTGGGATTTATGACATCCAGCTTCCTGTTGATGCCCCTTAGCCAATCATCTGTTGCTAGTGGGTCATCTTCCGTGTGATTGAAGGTGGCTGATATGAGTCTCATGACCTCGGTCATCTTGGACTGTGGTTCTTGTCCATTTCCACATTTGACTTGCATTCCTTGTGCTTTGGCTTCCGTCAAACGATTAGCCATTACTGCCACAAGTTCTTTAACATATAGTAGGGGTGACAGCTGTCCTCTCAGCTGGCCATATCCCTCTTGCCCTTGATTCACTCCATCCTCATGGTCTTGCTCTTCCATAGCTTCTCCTTGGGCTTAGGGAAACAAGGGGCTTGCCTAACCCATCCACCTCGGTTCTGATGTTCACCTATGGTTTGTGGACTTCCTCTAGGTTGTTGCCCTACTTGAGTCTCACTGGCGGCTTCATGGCTAGCTTGAGCTTGACGCCCCTGGTGTTATTGGACCCTAGCTGACCTCTTGGGCGACATCTGTTTTTGAGGGTAGAAGAAGGTTTATAGGGGATAGCTAGGCAATAGGTTACTTGATTTCTTCTAAGAACACTTAGGTTGATTATGGCACACAACATCAGCACAAACATCAAGCACATAATATTACATCATATCACACAAGGTTCAATACACACATAGGCATTGGAGCTAAGGACTCCAAGCGACACTGAATTGCTACATGCATGGATTGCGTTACTACGACACGATACAGGATACTGCCACACAATACATACTACTGGAATAACTAGCACACGATAGACTGATGATGCACTGGTCTTGATGATGCTCTTGAGTCATGCTGCTACTACTGATGGTGGAGAGACTGCCTTCATGGGTGATTTGCATGCAGCTCTGCGGCGAGATTGATGTCATCATGGTTGGCTAGTTCTAGGTCCTGCATCTATTCAAGAGCTCTAGCCATGTTCTCctcatcaccatccaggtcGATGATGTTATGTCCAAAACTACCCTCAGAATCATCGCCGTGCACAAACTCGCGCTCGatggggtcttcttcttcttcggagtTATCTTCATACATCTGGTCATCCTGCTCTGCTCCTGGAactggtggaggtggtggtggcactGCAACTGGTGCTGGTACAACTCTGCCTGATGCAATCGCATTGGCTACTCTtggagggaggaggggaacTCCAGGTAACTCCAAGCGTCTAACGTTGTCAATTGGGGGTAGGTGAAAGGTCATCTTCCTTGCAGTGAGCTTGCGATGGGCAGAGGTCTCTATCAGTGCCTTGGTAGTCTCCTCATCACGCTTTTCTATAGTTGTTGTCTACTCTTGAACCTGTTATAGCTGCATCCTCAAAGCTCTCTCTCGAGTCGCAGAATTTTTAGCCCTTTGGACACATGCATTCCACTCAAAGCGATGAGTCTCATACAGCTGTTTCAAGGCAAGGAGGTACTTTACTATGGCGACCAAGGTAGGGTCGTCCTCCATTTGATCTAGACCTTCTTATCTTGCTATGCCACACTGGGCGTGTGCGGTCACTAATCGGGAAGAATTTCACCGGGGTACGTCTAATATACTTGGACCATGAAAGAAAAGATGAGTCAAAGATCAAGACTGTTCCATATTAAGGGTGAAGTAATAAGATGAGAATAGCTCTAGGATAGAtaaggaataaaatagagcaaccatgctaaatttcaaattttagttaTGGTTAGTGAAGTTGTCAAATTTTAATTAACCCACTTACTAACTAAGCTAAGGTTAAATCTATCAACCTTAGCTCTATGAACATAGTATAGAAGTACTTTTACTACAGAGCCTGTTCCAAGTTTCAGTTTCTACTTAGATTAAAGTTTTCAAACACAGCtgaaagatattaataaaacaaaagacCAGTGACATCATTGCCCATAAGGCAGCACTAGGACTAGTTCATACATCCGATCTCTACTCTGGCCATCTCCAGCATTAGCCGGATAAAAGTACCTGTAAACCAATTCGTcgttacctgcatcaacttaaggggaGCACCCAGAGTACGAAGGTACacacaagacttacacaatatgggtatatactatcccgactctaaggataGTGCATTGAGTGAATAGCAAAGAATAGCCATAAAGTTAAATTGATGTAGCAGAAAGGCACTTTAACCAATGTAATGACATGAACTGCTAACATAAACTGACAATAAACATAATCTTCAATAAAGCAAACTTGCCTAACTCAATTTAGTACTAACACATGCTTCTCCTGGAAGCCCACATACTTTCTATTTTCCAAACTGAACGAAAACTCTAGGATGTTGCACAATGGATATAAGCATGCACATAACCAAGAGCgtggtaattcaaattgttcttacaccctgcaggaggtacatatttacccacatgactcaggtctatcctcttggcccccgagaTAACATTTATTATACCTGAAACTACCCACTTGAATTGCCCCTATGGctccggggttaccgcgagtaTGCCTCGGACACCTTCAACTCCCCACCACCTTGCAACTCCTCGCACTTTTTCTACGCGTCATAGGGACGCAAGGCAAGTGTTAGCACGACATATGATAATCAGTTTATCTTatcattagatcgacatgtggtaagtacagaaAGTGATTAAGCTAAATGACACCACAGAAtgtgcttaaacgatacaagcagTCTATGACACCCAGGTCTCCTCTCTCGAACTGCCCCTAGCACCCGTTCACATCCCGTCTCAATTTTCCaattcatcatcctagcttatATTTCTTTGTAATTGTACTTGAAATTCATGTAGCTCGCGTGCAGCAATGACATCCATCGCTTAACTTCCACCGAGGACCTATGCTAGGCTAAGCAATTATCATATCACTTTTACGTTGGACTATGCATGAAAAATACTCAGGTTACAAGGATCAGGATTAACAACTTCGTTAGGGTAGGTacgatgcaacaaataggatttACCCGATTCCTaacatcgactcgctaaaacatgcatatataacAAATAGCAATATCTAGCAATTGACCAAAGATTCATCAAATtataggagagatatgatagatgcttgcttGGTGCTTCCCTAATGTTTCctgcgcaacactcacagaactttGCTTGTTCGTTTGTGGTTTCAACCATGCAACACTTCGAAGCATCGGTTTCTGAATAAAGATGACAGTGCATTGCCATGAGTatgatgacatgcaatgaaggaGGCTCCATAGTGCATGAcagcagtggagatgcaatgcttcATGACGTGAGTTTAAATTATTAAGGATTTCcttaatttaaattattattaaacatttaataatttatggatttaattaagcttaaccaaGCTTAATTCAGTTTAGAAAGTTAACTATGTTTAACATAagtgtgagtatttttaatgattaGGGCATAATGTAACAAGTTAAACAAAATTGGTCTcgcaatttttggagctatatttagttttctatgcatttttcaagttttcagccaaATTTACAATACAACAGTAAATCAATTTTGCCATTTTCTAAATAACCGGATTATTAAATGACCCTAATCCTTTTTATATCGACGACCGACTAGCCACACTCATGACCGTGGGGCCGGCTGGCTTGACTCCGGTCAAAACGACCAAGGGGGTCGGGCTACACAGAGACACGGTTGGCCGGCCACGCCAGCGACGAATGGCGGCAAGCCATGGCCATTGAAGGGCAGCACGAGGTCCAGCGCACCCACACGAGCATGGTGGGGGCACATGTGGCCGCCGGCGATGATCGGAAGGCGGTCAACAGTGgcaagcggcggcggccggactTCGGTGGCTTGAGCTTAACACGCCGATGACAAATGGCGGCGCAAACCTGCCGCACAAGGATTCCTAGAGCTACCACATGTGTTAGCAAACTTAACAGCATGGTTGTTTGACCGATGAGAATAGCTGCGGctcggccggcggcgagcaCATGCGAGTGGCGGCGGCTCGACTCCCATGAAGAGTCGTGCTGGCATCGGGCTAAAGGAAAAGGAGCACGCGCAAAAGGTAGAGGTGAGTGAGGTGAAGCTCACCGCGCAGTCAGCTGGAGTAGAGGAGCCTCGGACTGGCATCGTGTCGgtgagagaagagggaggatgCCGAAGCCGAGGAAGACAAGGTCTACGCGCCAAATCCGACCAGGGCTCGAGGGAATCCGGTGAGGAAAGCTCGAGGGAAGGCTACACAACTTCGCTCTAGGCTTCACTTGGCTCGGGCTCAAGGAATCTCATCGGCGACGCACTAGATTTGGGTCGGCGGCGGTGTTGCTTTGTGCTATGTGCTTGGTCACGTGAGCGAgtgaaacagagagagagagcaatgagagggagagagggcagGGGAGGGATATGGGCAACGATCGATGCATCTGGAACACAGAGGCATGGCTTGATTGCTGTGTATGTGGCATTGGCCGGTCTCCAATGTCAACGAAAGCAGCGGCCGCCCTCTTGAAGTCGCTCAACCGAGATAGAGGAGAGAGGGGATGGTGGGTGGGGCCAGATGAACAGTGGTTGAGCTAAGAAAAGATCTCCCTCCTTCTTTAATTTAAAAACCGCTCTTCCTTTGTTTCAAAAATTGTGGAACGAATTTTGTTGGAGTCTATAATTcctgtgcaacccattttaataggtttgacccaaaaagcctgagccaaatttgaattaaaaatctCCAAAGTTACAATATTTTTAACTTGCACAGATTTTTAAGGCTCCAatttaattcaaaaaatttgagaaaatcacaaatattcttcacatggactaatttctaaaattgttcccaacttatgttttataataattttgtgAGTTGTTTCACAAGACACCAATTATTAAACTTAACCATTTTTGTTTAATCTTTAATTGCATTAATTACTTGCCCAAAAtatcaattatgatgctaatgatgctcatgaacGTTTAATGATATGTTTAAACATTTTGAACTGTCATAGAGCCCCGCTccacgccaccaccaccgcaagCCCCACCCCGCTCCATCGCCCAACACCATCGTCGGCTCCTACACGGGCGTCGCTTGGTCGTCCACACGTTGAGCGCCGTCGCCGCCACTGCGACGACGGAAGCGGAGGCGGCCCCATCCTAGCACCATCACGGGTGGTTGTCGTCGTTCGAGGTGGAGGAGCAGAAGAGCACGCGGTTGCAAGCCACACCCTGCGCTATCACCCAGTGCCACCCCAACCTCGAGCCACACAGCCACCGCCAGTGTCGCCGCATGCTGGTAGGTAAATGGGTATACACGCACGAAACAAATACCCTCGGACGACGGGTTTGGTCCCCACTCTTCGCCCGTGGATGTTCGCAGGTATACCCGCAAATGGAACACAAATACAAGTACGGGAGAGTACTACCGGTACCCATCATCCCCAATTGACATCCCTACTTTCCAAATCTTCAAAGAGCATTTCCAATCACCCAAACTGCAAATTACAAGGACCACAATGCCTGTCCAATGGATTTGTTCATCCAAACTTTCAGAATAGTCCTGTTCAGCACCCTACCCGACACTTAGGAACGGAAAGGATTACAACCGCGATTACGGGGCATGCTTACAACTCTTGTTCGAAACTCTCATCTCACAAAAATTGTGCAACAGCATCtaggaaaagggaaaaaaggcaCAGGATTGTTTGATCAACGGCAGCAGAGTTGGTGATGACCAAAGCAGACTTGAACGATGACCTGGTTCCAAAGAAATTGGACAGTCATCGCGATAACTGTAGCACCACCGATGAATTCTTGCTGGAACAAGACCCGGCAACCGGATGTCTTCAGTTTCTGCAGGTCGACAAAAATGAAGAATAAGAATAAGAATAAGTTACCGGCAAATCTGTACTGCAAATGCTAAGAAACGTGTCTCTTGCATACGGACAAGATGATGGATATTTATATCTGACACTGACATATGCAGTACTCCTTTGTATGCAACCTGATATGCATAACAAACAGTAATAGCTACTCATGTATGTGGGAATCATGcattttcaatattttgaatCATCCTTTTgagaaaaagaagacaaaggagTTCGGTTGCAGTAAGAAATGTACCTGTTGGTTTAGACTATTTTTCTACATATGATTAACATTCTGGGTATTGCTCCAGTTGGTTTAGATTAATCAATGAAATATCAGGAATAAAAAATAAGGACATTTCGTCCTGTTGGTTTAGattactttctaccctatcaaTGAAGATCCGGAATATCTGTCCAGAAAATGTACTAAAGCTATGTTATTCCAGAGATACATCCACACCAAACAAACTAGAAAATTAAGGACTCAGATGACTAAACTAGGTACCAAACAAAATAGCGACGTCAGGTGGTTAGGAAGTATAACAAATAGCAACAAACGCTCAAAACTGCGTTATGCAGTCTAGGTCTCCAACCAGGAAGCACTGTTGCAGCATCTGATGGAAAGCTACATTCAATCAATAAGGCTGTAAGCATCTAGCTCACTTCAGAAGTTTGGAACTTTGGATAGCACAGTTCAAGCAAAACACCAGAAATGGATGGGGCATATCCATTCTCAGACAAAAAGAACTGATTCTTGAGGACCATTACCTAATAATAGCACGATTTGGACAGATTTCAACATTACAGCGAATATATGAAACATACCATGGATGATGAACAAATGAAATGGGGTTTCCTTTCAGAACAGAACCACATTGAGAATGCTCAATAGAGAAAGCATTGGGAGTTAATGTCTTAAGAATGATATCACCAAGATCACCAAACTAGTACTATAATATCCAGAGAAGACTTCTCCATTAATGGTGATACACTAGCAATTTGTTGATATTGGAGACTCAAAATGTTTTGCTGAGAATGGTGGGACTAACtacatttatttttcttgtgaaGGGAGACAAGTAGTACTAACTGATCAATGATCTTACAGAGTTAGAAGTAGAGGTTTTGCACTGTTCAGTGCATACATTATAAAGGCCTAGTCATCTACACAAGCCCTAAGTCTTCTAGCTAGGAGAAGGTAGCTTGGGTTTAAATATACAAACTATTTTAGATTAGGCGGAAACTGTGAAGGAACTACTGTGGAACTTCGGCTCCAGAAGCTCTAATCTTGAGCCTACACCCCATCAAACACATACTATGACACTCAGTGGAGTAGGCTGCCAAACCTCGCTTTGCATGAACACACCACCAACCAGTTACAGCATATAGGTCCAAGAATCATGCGAAGTAAGGTCCAAGAATCACGTGAAGTAAGACGATTCCGCATGAAAATGAAACAACTTATGATTTATAATTCAATGATTAGAGCTTATGCAGATTGCATTTGATTTCAAAGTCCTTGGTGTCCACATCTAAAATTGTGTACGCGTTCAAAATTTTATATCATATTTTGGTGACCTTTGATACTGAAAGTCTGTAGTATCAAACCACTAGAAGTAGAAACGCGTGTCCTATCACAAACCTAAGATCTCAGATCACATACACCAATAGTCATCCAAGGAGATGAAACCTCCTCCTTGGTACATAAATCTGAAGTGCTACGGTACAAATCAGATGACTGTATTGCTAGGATATCTCCCAGTTAATTTATGGGTGAAAAAACTTTTCTGATATGAACAGAAACCTGCTTCAGTTATGGTTTGCTGCATATTCAGCTTTTTTCTGCATGCAAAGCTACTGTTCGATCCCTTTCGAGCAATGCGACGTAGCTACAGGTTACAACAATTTAATACAATAAAATGCAATGCACGCCAATCAGAAGCCATGTGATCAGCATGTTTCCCCTGAAACATAACCCCTCTCCACTGAGGAGTAAATGACACCTGTTAGGCTAGACCATGCAAAGTCGAGCTAAATGCAGTCTGACGCACTGAAGTTTTGACACCGGTCAACTGAACAGAACAAGGTTAGTGTTTCATGGGATTTATGGGCACGAGGGCACCTCGAGCGCTACCAAGAAGGTAATCATGCCAAGATGACGATTTGGGCACGCATCTAGTTTTAAATTGAGCACATTACCGGAGACAAAGATAAAATGCTTCCACATTTCGAGAGATTATCATCTTACCGTTGAAGAATGTGCAATCAGTTATTGCTCTTCTCTTTCATGCCGGAGTGCCGGTGGCCATCCCACAGCTGTAGCGCGGCGGACGCGGTGAGCTGGTTCTCGGATGCAggatgcgccgccgccgcggcgtgaCCAAACAAGAACGAGCCGTCCAGCCtctggagctgctgctgctggtggtggccTGAAAAGTTCGGCTGCGAATTGGACTGAAGGGTCCCCCTATTGGCACCCAAGAAACCTGAGGACATCGAGAAGTTGAGGTTGTAGTCTCCGGCGGGAGACGAGGCCGCCGCTAGAGCGTCCTGAGACTGAGAGAGCGCGAAGTGAGGCATCTGGACGGAACTGGCGAAGTTGAACGGCTGCGCCGGGACCATGCCGAACGGAGGCGCATTGCCGAACTTGACGGCGGTGGGGGCGGAAAAGGCGTGCGTCGACAGCCCGTGCGCACCTTTCCCGGGGTGCGCGATGCCGACGCagtcggcggcggccgcggagtCGTTGGGCGGCGGCTGCCAGGACTGCTTGTGCTCGTCGGCGTTAATGGCGCCGGCCGACGCCACCCCGGTGAGCAGCTCGGTGAAGGACGCGGCCTGCGTCGAGGTGCTGGCCACGGTGACCTCCCAGTCCCGCGCGGCGGGGACGGCCCGGCGGCCGTCGGAGCGCGAGAGCGAGAGCTGCGACCCCTTGCTCGTCTCCGACGTGCTGCTGCCCCCGGACTTGCTCCCCTGCTGCTGCTTCACCCTGCCGGCATCCGCCTCGCCCGGCTCGGGGACGGCGCCGAAGGCGGTCGGGTCGAGCGCCGGGAGCATCTCGATGGTGGGGGAGGCGGCGTTGATGAGCCATTCGATGGCCTTGCTGGGCTGGTCGTAGCCGAGCCGGTCCTGCAGGTCGTAGAACTGGATGGCGGTGGGCACCGACAGGCGCACGCGGCGGTCGCGGATGCCCTTAGCCGTGTACACCTTGCTGTGCCGGTCCTTCCCCCCGCTCGCCCGCACGCGGTAGATCCGCGACCCCGGTCCCGCTCCCTGCGGCGGCGGGTGGCCCCacgccgctgccgcctccgcctcgcTCCCCctcacgccgccgccgcgtctgcGCTTGGCGCCCTGGGACCAGCTGGGCGCCTCATGTCCCGCTCCCGCTGCTCCATCGCCCATGGCCTCCGGCCGCAAGCGCTCATACGCTGCTGCGGGGCGCGTGCGCGGCGAGAGAAATGTGGCGTTTTTATGGAGCTCCTGGCGCATGGGCTGGCGCCGGACGGTTTTGGCTCAGTGCCAGAAgcgggctgctgctgctgctgaaatGTTGCAATGTCTATGG
The nucleotide sequence above comes from Phragmites australis chromosome 4, lpPhrAust1.1, whole genome shotgun sequence. Encoded proteins:
- the LOC133915299 gene encoding transcription factor PCF6-like produces the protein MRQELHKNATFLSPRTRPAAAYERLRPEAMGDGAAGAGHEAPSWSQGAKRRRGGGVRGSEAEAAAAWGHPPPQGAGPGSRIYRVRASGGKDRHSKVYTAKGIRDRRVRLSVPTAIQFYDLQDRLGYDQPSKAIEWLINAASPTIEMLPALDPTAFGAVPEPGEADAGRVKQQQGSKSGGSSTSETSKGSQLSLSRSDGRRAVPAARDWEVTVASTSTQAASFTELLTGVASAGAINADEHKQSWQPPPNDSAAAADCVGIAHPGKGAHGLSTHAFSAPTAVKFGNAPPFGMVPAQPFNFASSVQMPHFALSQSQDALAAASSPAGDYNLNFSMSSGFLGANRGTLQSNSQPNFSGHHQQQQLQRLDGSFLFGHAAAAAHPASENQLTASAALQLWDGHRHSGMKEKSNN